From Nocardioides faecalis:
GCATGATCTTCACGGCCTGCGGGAACAGCACCAGCGTCATCACCTGCGTCTTGCGCATCCCGATCGCGTACGCCGCCTCCGCCTGACCCTTCGGCACGGCGAGGATGCCGGCCCGGAAGACCTCGGCCAGCACCGCGCCGTTGTAGAGGGTCAACGCGATCACGACGGACCAGTAGGCGCCGAACCCGCCGCCGACACCCCAGGTGAAGAACACGAAGATCATCAGCAGCAGGACGGGCACCGCGCGGAAGAACTCCACGACCAGGCTCGCAGCCCAGCGCACGGGGCGGTGGTCGGAGAGCTTGCCGACGCCGAAGACCACGCCGAACACGACCGCGAGGATGATCGCCGAGAACGCCATCTGCAGCGTCTTCAACAGGCCGTCGACAAGGAGCGCCTCGACGAACTTCGGGGTGACGAACTGTTCCCACTTGTCGTAGGTCAGCTCACCCTCGGAATCGAGGAAGAGGTAGATGCCGGCGGCGGCGGCGAGGAGGCCGGCCACGGTCAGGATCGAGTAGAGACGGTGCCGCGCGACGGTCTTCGGCCCGGGGGCGTCGTACAGGACGGAGCCGGCCATCAGCGTGCCACCCGCCAGCGTCGTTCGAACGTCACCGCGACCAGCGAGATCAGCTCCACCAGCACGATGTATCCGATAGCGAAGACCGCGAAGA
This genomic window contains:
- a CDS encoding amino acid ABC transporter permease: MAGSVLYDAPGPKTVARHRLYSILTVAGLLAAAAGIYLFLDSEGELTYDKWEQFVTPKFVEALLVDGLLKTLQMAFSAIILAVVFGVVFGVGKLSDHRPVRWAASLVVEFFRAVPVLLLMIFVFFTWGVGGGFGAYWSVVIALTLYNGAVLAEVFRAGILAVPKGQAEAAYAIGMRKTQVMTLVLFPQAVKIMLPAIISQCVVALKDTSLGYYITAPGLTAVGKAMWTEFSGTHFQTAVVLSVLYIGVNLVLTALATWIQKRFVGERRIDVVTAAAGMDAQTGRI